From Nitratidesulfovibrio vulgaris str. Hildenborough, a single genomic window includes:
- a CDS encoding anthranilate synthase component I, whose protein sequence is MRCILSDCVDSATFARLALALAREGADMLLCHPAPDGGGMPPGWTASDATSPARPCCLVGFDVAGEISPPPDGDLTDLHAFCFGDGTQQVRIASDVPRLAFGWLSYGWGMALHGIASAKPAESGYGVLRRYHCLLRWYPHGGDLEAEVSATGQRRLPMLRRLLDALRTEERAHTLTETLTEEHREAGTAMRQEKQGAPRAAATGKGSGGDGGDNPYGDVRNHGEGRGLSAAPRDGTAPGDDLALALDELVPSLDATTYPDGVRQVLAAIRRGDTYQLNLTSRFTARRPGMDAAAFLLRLWQQRPTPFAAYLHAGRHRILSLSPERFLRVGGGEVLAQPIKGTRSFDPATTSPGERARLEAALRADPKEHAELSMVVDLLRNDISATCAYDSVRVPRHCATFAVGPLIQMCSDVTGTLRDGTTCLDLLRHAFPGGSVTGCPKPRTMSLIERIEPHPRDVYCGSLVAVAGPRDMDSSIAIRTAMYDTTTGLLHLYAGSGLTVDSDPEGEYRETVDKTSAFRKETA, encoded by the coding sequence ATGCGCTGCATACTCTCCGACTGCGTTGACAGTGCCACCTTCGCCCGTCTCGCCCTCGCGCTGGCACGCGAAGGGGCGGACATGCTGCTGTGTCACCCTGCCCCCGACGGCGGCGGGATGCCCCCCGGCTGGACGGCATCCGATGCGACGTCGCCCGCCCGTCCATGCTGCCTTGTGGGATTCGACGTGGCTGGCGAGATATCGCCTCCGCCCGACGGAGACCTCACAGACCTCCATGCCTTCTGCTTCGGCGACGGCACGCAACAGGTGCGCATCGCCTCCGACGTGCCACGCCTCGCCTTTGGCTGGCTTTCCTACGGGTGGGGCATGGCGCTGCACGGCATCGCCTCCGCAAAGCCTGCCGAGTCGGGATACGGCGTGCTACGCCGCTACCACTGCCTACTGCGCTGGTATCCGCATGGCGGCGACCTTGAAGCCGAGGTCTCGGCAACGGGACAACGCAGGCTGCCCATGCTGCGTCGCCTGCTTGATGCGCTACGCACGGAAGAACGCGCCCATACGCTTACGGAGACACTGACGGAAGAACACCGCGAGGCTGGTACGGCGATGCGACAGGAGAAGCAGGGAGCACCCCGGGCAGCAGCGACCGGCAAGGGAAGCGGGGGAGATGGGGGCGACAATCCCTACGGGGACGTCAGGAACCACGGGGAAGGCAGGGGCTTGTCCGCGGCGCCGCGAGACGGCACCGCGCCGGGCGACGACCTCGCCCTCGCACTGGACGAACTTGTCCCGTCGCTGGATGCCACGACCTACCCGGATGGGGTACGGCAGGTGCTGGCTGCCATCCGCAGGGGCGACACCTACCAGCTGAACCTCACCTCACGCTTCACCGCCCGCCGCCCCGGCATGGACGCTGCGGCCTTCCTGTTGCGCCTGTGGCAGCAACGCCCCACCCCTTTTGCCGCCTATCTGCATGCGGGACGCCATCGCATACTCTCCCTCTCGCCCGAACGATTCCTGCGTGTGGGGGGGGGTGAGGTACTGGCCCAGCCCATCAAGGGAACGCGCAGCTTCGACCCGGCGACCACCTCGCCCGGAGAACGGGCACGCCTCGAAGCCGCCCTGCGGGCCGACCCCAAGGAACACGCCGAACTCTCGATGGTGGTCGACCTGCTGCGCAACGACATCTCCGCCACATGCGCCTACGACAGTGTGCGCGTGCCGCGGCACTGCGCCACCTTCGCCGTCGGGCCCCTCATACAGATGTGCAGCGACGTGACGGGAACCCTGCGCGACGGGACGACCTGCCTCGACCTTCTGCGTCACGCCTTCCCCGGCGGTTCGGTGACGGGCTGCCCCAAACCGCGTACCATGAGCCTCATCGAACGCATCGAACCCCACCCGCGCGACGTCTACTGCGGCAGTCTCGTCGCCGTGGCGGGCCCCCGTGACATGGACAGTTCCATAGCCATTCGCACAGCCATGTACGACACGACGACAGGCCTCCTGCATCTGTACGCAGGCAGCGGGCTCACCGTCGATTCCGACCCCGAGGGCGAATACCGCGAGACCGTCGACAAGACGTCGGCATTCAGGAAGGAGACGGCATGA
- a CDS encoding aminodeoxychorismate/anthranilate synthase component II, translated as MTPRPLRTLLVDNRDSFTCNLEHLLARATGTPPVVLRHDRLPEMQPEAHDLVVISPGPGAPEEYPGYGRVIDSRVPVLGICLGMQILNMHFGGVTAPLDGCVHGKTDTALFDDGRTFTVARYHSLHVVTPGEGLRVCARTPAGLVMALRHESRPLMGYQFHPESFLTPDGVTLIHHALHTLRLR; from the coding sequence ATGACGCCCCGACCGCTGCGTACCCTGCTTGTCGACAACCGCGACAGCTTCACGTGCAACCTCGAGCACCTGCTGGCGCGGGCCACGGGAACGCCCCCCGTGGTGTTGCGCCATGACCGGCTGCCCGAAATGCAACCGGAGGCCCACGACCTTGTGGTCATCTCTCCGGGCCCCGGTGCGCCGGAGGAATATCCCGGCTACGGGCGCGTCATCGACAGTCGCGTCCCCGTGCTGGGCATCTGCCTCGGGATGCAGATACTCAACATGCACTTCGGCGGGGTCACCGCGCCCCTCGACGGCTGCGTCCACGGCAAGACCGATACCGCCCTCTTCGACGACGGACGAACCTTCACCGTGGCACGCTACCACTCGCTGCATGTGGTGACGCCCGGCGAGGGACTGCGGGTATGCGCCCGCACCCCGGCAGGGCTGGTCATGGCCCTGCGGCACGAGTCGCGGCCCCTCATGGGCTATCAGTTCCACCCCGAATCGTTCCTCACGCCTGACGGCGTGACGCTCATCCATCATGCGCTGCATACTCTCCGACTGCGTTGA
- a CDS encoding polyphenol oxidase family protein yields MAMTWIPFAFPGVPAVRCAFHTRCGGASQDPWGGGNISLEVGDAPEAAIANRRELSSSLGLDGWAECRQVHGDVMVFDPAPLDLATPPQTEADGLATSRPGLGLVIKTADCQPVLIAHESGRYIAALHVGWRGNRIDFPASGVRAFCDRYGLAPRDLLAVRGPSLGPAAAEFVNFDSEWGDDFARWFRTRERTMDLWTLTRHQLAQAGLAPERIHALDLCTGTLADTFFSYRRERVTGRQASIIWIDPALA; encoded by the coding sequence ATGGCTATGACGTGGATACCTTTCGCCTTTCCCGGCGTGCCAGCCGTCCGTTGCGCCTTCCACACGCGGTGTGGCGGGGCCTCGCAAGACCCGTGGGGAGGCGGCAACATCTCCCTCGAAGTGGGCGACGCCCCGGAGGCTGCCATCGCCAACCGGCGTGAGCTTTCATCGTCGCTGGGGCTGGACGGCTGGGCCGAATGCCGTCAGGTGCACGGCGACGTCATGGTCTTCGACCCCGCCCCCCTCGACCTTGCGACACCGCCGCAGACGGAGGCTGACGGCCTTGCCACGTCGCGCCCCGGCCTCGGCCTCGTCATCAAGACGGCGGACTGCCAGCCCGTGCTCATCGCCCATGAAAGCGGCCGCTACATCGCCGCCCTGCATGTGGGCTGGCGCGGCAACCGCATCGACTTCCCCGCCAGCGGCGTGCGCGCCTTCTGCGACCGTTACGGCCTTGCGCCCCGCGACCTGCTGGCGGTGCGCGGCCCCAGTCTCGGCCCCGCCGCCGCGGAGTTCGTCAACTTCGACAGTGAATGGGGCGACGACTTCGCCCGCTGGTTTCGCACCCGCGAACGCACCATGGACCTGTGGACGCTCACCCGGCACCAACTGGCGCAGGCGGGACTTGCGCCCGAACGCATCCACGCCCTCGACCTGTGCACGGGCACACTGGCCGACACGTTCTTCTCGTATCGCCGCGAAAGGGTCACGGGCAGGCAAGCCAGCATCATATGGATAGACCCCGCCCTCGCATGA
- a CDS encoding 5-formyltetrahydrofolate cyclo-ligase yields the protein MATAKTALRREMLQRRRDLDREEAQRHGALAQAALLAHPAWVTARQVVLYVAVRNELDTDLLLRTAWEAGKEVLLPRCDPACSGVMCLAPCLCAADLGPGSHGIPEPSPLRCPPVDPQSPTFAPDLAIIPGVAFDRQGNRLGYGGGYYDRFLSTPGMSATPLVGFAHAFQIVDALPAEAWDRPVNALCTEEGLIWL from the coding sequence ATGGCAACCGCCAAGACCGCCCTGCGGCGGGAGATGCTGCAACGGCGACGCGACCTCGACAGGGAGGAGGCCCAGCGTCACGGCGCCTTGGCACAGGCGGCCCTGCTTGCCCATCCGGCATGGGTCACGGCACGGCAGGTGGTGCTCTACGTCGCCGTCCGCAACGAACTCGACACGGACCTGCTACTGCGCACCGCGTGGGAGGCGGGCAAGGAGGTTCTGCTGCCCCGCTGCGACCCCGCCTGTTCCGGCGTCATGTGCCTTGCCCCGTGCCTCTGTGCCGCCGACCTCGGCCCCGGCAGTCATGGCATTCCCGAACCCTCGCCCCTGCGCTGCCCGCCTGTCGACCCGCAGTCCCCGACCTTTGCGCCCGACCTCGCCATCATCCCCGGCGTCGCCTTCGACAGACAGGGCAACCGCCTCGGCTACGGCGGCGGCTACTACGACCGTTTCCTCTCCACCCCCGGCATGTCCGCGACGCCGCTGGTCGGCTTCGCCCATGCCTTCCAGATTGTGGACGCCCTCCCCGCCGAAGCGTGGGACCGTCCCGTGAACGCGCTCTGCACCGAGGAGGGCCTCATATGGCTATGA
- a CDS encoding metallophosphoesterase, producing the protein MQSTLWWLAFGDIHDNVSRLEELPGLADATGVIVTGDITVGGGIKQAERSLEAVARVNPNVLAQIGNMDRGEVTEWLETRGWNLHASVREVAPGAAIVGVGASTFTPFGTPSEFPESRFSAWLDDIHRTLRERGLRRVLLVSHNPPHHTLCDRVGDRHVGSTAVREFIEEVQPDVCVCGHIHESRGVDRIGRTVVVNPGTLLSGGYVVVRLAGEGGFAAELNVLKP; encoded by the coding sequence ATGCAAAGCACACTCTGGTGGCTGGCGTTCGGTGACATCCACGACAATGTGTCGCGGCTTGAAGAACTGCCGGGACTTGCGGATGCCACAGGGGTCATCGTGACAGGCGACATCACCGTGGGCGGCGGTATCAAACAGGCTGAACGCTCTCTGGAGGCTGTCGCCCGCGTCAATCCGAACGTCCTCGCCCAGATAGGCAACATGGACAGGGGCGAGGTGACGGAATGGCTTGAGACCAGAGGGTGGAACCTGCACGCCTCTGTGCGCGAGGTCGCACCCGGTGCCGCCATCGTGGGGGTGGGGGCGTCCACCTTCACGCCATTCGGTACGCCCAGTGAATTCCCGGAATCGCGCTTCTCCGCATGGCTGGATGACATCCACAGGACGCTTCGTGAACGGGGGCTGCGACGTGTGCTGCTCGTTTCCCACAATCCCCCGCACCACACCTTGTGCGACAGGGTGGGAGACAGGCACGTGGGCAGTACCGCCGTACGCGAGTTCATCGAAGAGGTGCAGCCCGACGTATGCGTGTGCGGGCACATCCACGAGTCGCGTGGTGTCGACCGCATTGGGCGTACGGTGGTGGTGAACCCCGGAACGCTGCTTTCCGGGGGCTATGTGGTTGTGCGGCTTGCCGGGGAAGGCGGCTTCGCGGCTGAACTCAATGTGCTGAAACCCTAG
- a CDS encoding outer membrane homotrimeric porin yields the protein MKRVAAILVACGLVLGAYSGAHAADIKAKGVWAIDFSWLDSGDYTSMADDGKSDDDFSASQRLRTQIDIIASDSLRGVVFFEIGNTVWGRGANDHGGALGADEANIEVRRSYIDWIVPNTDLKVRMGIQGLVMPGAVAGTSPVFQDDVAALTLSQRITDMYSVTAFWARPADVSNGSEKGNAFDEIDVFGLVVPVTLDGFKISPYGMYSSLGKDANFVGSTNGGAPLLAGMRSMSEVANGSAAKPFDGRSNTYDAWWAGTSFEMNYLAPFSLKLDAVYGSKTADDADSAERAGWFVAALAEYKLDMVTPGVLAWYGSGEDDDLGNGSERMPSLSPTAWGVTSFGFPGSVYRQDLYFGRNGAGSWALGLQLDDITYMEKLSHVARVVYMKGTSDGDVIKNNADVRSAFEPGRGEVFLTEEDSAIEVNFDTTYKIYDNLSVVLETGWIKLNMDKDVWADKDYSDAKKFVFNFVYDF from the coding sequence ATGAAACGTGTAGCTGCCATACTTGTAGCGTGCGGGCTCGTTTTAGGAGCCTACTCTGGTGCGCATGCGGCAGACATCAAGGCCAAGGGCGTTTGGGCCATCGATTTTTCATGGCTTGACAGTGGCGATTACACCTCAATGGCTGACGACGGCAAAAGCGACGACGACTTCTCGGCAAGCCAGCGTCTGCGTACACAGATAGACATCATCGCAAGCGATTCCCTGAGGGGGGTCGTGTTCTTCGAAATCGGCAATACCGTGTGGGGCCGTGGTGCCAACGACCACGGTGGCGCCCTCGGTGCCGACGAGGCCAATATCGAAGTCCGTCGTTCGTACATCGACTGGATAGTGCCCAACACAGACCTGAAGGTCCGCATGGGCATTCAGGGTCTGGTCATGCCCGGCGCGGTGGCTGGCACCTCTCCTGTATTCCAGGATGACGTGGCGGCCCTCACACTGAGCCAGCGCATCACTGACATGTACAGCGTCACGGCGTTCTGGGCGCGTCCTGCCGACGTGAGCAACGGTTCCGAGAAGGGCAATGCCTTTGATGAAATCGACGTGTTCGGCCTCGTGGTGCCCGTGACGCTCGACGGGTTCAAGATAAGCCCCTACGGCATGTATTCTTCGCTGGGCAAGGACGCCAACTTCGTCGGTTCGACCAACGGCGGCGCTCCGCTGCTCGCAGGCATGCGCAGCATGTCCGAAGTGGCTAACGGCAGTGCCGCCAAGCCGTTCGATGGCCGCTCCAACACGTACGATGCGTGGTGGGCCGGTACTTCCTTCGAGATGAACTACCTCGCTCCCTTCTCGCTGAAGCTGGACGCCGTCTACGGCAGCAAGACCGCTGACGATGCCGATTCCGCCGAGCGTGCTGGCTGGTTTGTCGCCGCCCTGGCAGAGTACAAGCTCGACATGGTGACCCCCGGCGTCCTCGCATGGTACGGCTCCGGCGAAGATGACGACCTCGGCAACGGTTCCGAGCGCATGCCCTCCCTGTCTCCCACCGCATGGGGTGTGACGAGCTTCGGCTTCCCCGGTTCGGTGTACCGTCAGGACCTCTACTTCGGACGCAACGGTGCAGGCAGCTGGGCCCTTGGCCTGCAGCTTGACGACATCACCTACATGGAGAAGCTGTCGCATGTGGCCCGCGTGGTCTACATGAAGGGCACCAGCGACGGCGACGTGATCAAGAACAACGCGGACGTGCGTAGCGCTTTCGAACCCGGTCGCGGAGAAGTGTTCCTCACTGAAGAGGACAGCGCCATCGAAGTGAACTTCGATACGACCTACAAGATCTACGATAACCTTTCCGTGGTGCTCGAGACCGGCTGGATCAAGCTCAACATGGACAAGGACGTCTGGGCCGACAAGGACTACTCTGACGCGAAGAAGTTCGTCTTCAACTTCGTGTACGACTTCTAG
- a CDS encoding acetate--CoA ligase family protein has product MEEQNGAFIDHDAITSLFRSARDEGRDYLLEYEVYNLLGSSGAETPPKCILIPRGARPSDDELMALPGEKVVLKIVSPTIIHKTEVGGVRIVPKSPEKIRSAVRRMLCEVPENYANMINLDPAHAPSAYRGLSGEALVTAIRGDLKGVLMVQFMPPDSSSFGNELIVGLRNTREFGMVVSAGLGGTDTELYAERFRKGQAIVAASCELTDGETFFELFRKTISYKKLAGLTRGQRRVVTDEQLVECFSSFIEMGRRYSPTNPDTEFVIEEMEINPYAFTDFLMVPLDGMCRFGRPTPRESGRPIAKIDRLLHPRKIGIVGVSTTRKNFGRIILDNVLSAGYAKEDVYLLREGADEIDGVKCFPDLASLPEKLDLFVVAVGAAQVPDLVDEVIRLDAANTAMLIPGGMGETEESRERAAKVIAAINEAHGKGDGGPVFLGANCMGVVSHPGRYDTWFIPEEKLPKNREASYHRAALVSQSGAFMLHRSSQCPELNPAYMVSMGNQTDLTLGDMVKYFKDSDKVDVIAVYAEGFNDLDGLEFCTAVREAVLAGKEVLFYKAGRTPEGKNATSGHTASLAGDYMVCESCVRQAGAMVARNFTEFQDLFMLAETLASKRIRGNRLAAVSGAGFEAVGMADSIQSDDYQIRLASFSEATHERITAVLQAKKLAGLVSVHNPLDINPSADDEAHATVAGILASDDGVDAVVIGLDPLSPAMHTLSGTDVPAFDMTAANGIASLLGSVAAGCDKPILGVIDGGKLYDPLRDVLNACGIPVFPVCDRAVATLAQYIEARLHADALRAEAAI; this is encoded by the coding sequence ATGGAAGAACAGAACGGCGCCTTCATCGACCACGACGCCATCACGTCGCTTTTCAGGAGCGCGCGAGACGAGGGACGCGACTACCTGCTTGAATACGAAGTGTACAATCTGCTTGGAAGCTCCGGTGCGGAGACCCCGCCCAAGTGCATCCTCATCCCCCGCGGTGCCCGCCCCTCCGATGACGAACTCATGGCCCTGCCCGGCGAGAAGGTGGTGCTGAAGATCGTTTCGCCCACCATCATCCACAAGACCGAAGTGGGCGGAGTGCGCATCGTTCCCAAGAGCCCCGAGAAGATCCGCTCCGCCGTGCGCCGCATGCTCTGCGAAGTGCCCGAGAACTATGCCAACATGATCAACCTCGACCCCGCCCACGCGCCGTCCGCCTACCGCGGGCTGTCCGGCGAGGCGCTGGTCACGGCGATACGGGGCGACCTCAAGGGCGTGCTCATGGTGCAGTTCATGCCCCCCGACTCTTCGTCCTTCGGCAACGAACTCATCGTGGGCCTGCGCAACACCCGCGAATTCGGCATGGTCGTCAGCGCCGGTCTCGGCGGCACCGACACGGAGTTGTACGCCGAACGCTTCCGCAAGGGGCAGGCCATCGTGGCGGCCTCGTGCGAACTGACCGACGGCGAGACCTTCTTCGAACTCTTCCGCAAGACCATCTCCTACAAGAAGCTCGCCGGTCTCACCCGCGGTCAGCGTCGTGTCGTGACGGACGAACAGCTCGTCGAATGCTTCAGTTCGTTCATCGAGATGGGCCGCCGCTACTCGCCCACGAACCCCGACACCGAGTTCGTGATCGAAGAAATGGAGATCAACCCCTACGCCTTCACCGATTTTCTCATGGTGCCGCTCGACGGCATGTGCCGTTTCGGCAGACCCACCCCGCGCGAAAGCGGGCGGCCCATCGCCAAGATCGACCGCCTGCTGCACCCCCGCAAGATAGGCATCGTCGGTGTCTCCACGACGCGCAAGAACTTCGGCCGCATCATCCTCGACAACGTCCTTTCCGCGGGCTACGCGAAAGAGGATGTGTACCTTCTGCGCGAGGGCGCTGACGAGATCGACGGGGTGAAGTGCTTTCCCGATCTCGCGTCTCTGCCCGAGAAGCTCGACCTGTTCGTCGTGGCTGTCGGCGCGGCACAGGTTCCCGACCTCGTTGACGAGGTCATCCGTCTCGACGCTGCCAACACCGCCATGCTCATCCCCGGTGGCATGGGCGAGACCGAAGAGAGCCGCGAACGTGCCGCCAAGGTCATCGCCGCCATCAACGAAGCACACGGCAAGGGCGACGGGGGCCCCGTGTTCCTCGGCGCCAACTGCATGGGTGTGGTCTCGCACCCCGGCAGGTACGACACGTGGTTCATCCCTGAAGAGAAGCTGCCCAAGAACCGTGAGGCCAGCTACCACCGTGCCGCGCTGGTGAGCCAGTCGGGTGCGTTCATGCTTCACCGTTCGAGTCAATGCCCTGAACTCAACCCCGCCTACATGGTCTCCATGGGCAACCAGACAGACCTGACCCTTGGCGACATGGTGAAGTACTTCAAAGACTCCGACAAGGTGGATGTCATCGCCGTATACGCCGAAGGGTTCAACGACCTCGACGGGCTCGAGTTCTGCACTGCCGTGCGTGAAGCCGTCCTCGCAGGCAAGGAGGTACTCTTCTACAAGGCAGGACGCACCCCCGAGGGCAAAAACGCCACGAGCGGCCACACGGCCTCACTCGCAGGCGACTACATGGTCTGCGAATCGTGCGTGCGTCAGGCCGGGGCCATGGTCGCCCGCAACTTCACGGAGTTTCAGGACCTTTTCATGCTGGCAGAGACTCTCGCCTCCAAGAGGATACGCGGCAACCGCCTTGCCGCAGTCAGCGGTGCAGGTTTCGAGGCCGTCGGCATGGCAGACTCCATCCAGTCTGACGACTACCAGATTCGCCTTGCCTCGTTCTCTGAAGCAACGCACGAAAGGATCACCGCAGTGTTACAGGCCAAGAAGCTGGCGGGTCTTGTCAGCGTGCACAACCCGCTGGACATCAACCCCTCGGCCGATGACGAGGCCCACGCCACGGTAGCGGGGATTCTCGCCAGCGATGACGGAGTGGACGCCGTCGTCATAGGCCTCGACCCCCTTTCGCCCGCCATGCACACCCTGTCCGGGACGGACGTGCCCGCGTTCGACATGACAGCGGCGAATGGCATCGCCTCCCTTCTCGGCAGTGTTGCCGCAGGCTGCGACAAGCCCATCCTTGGCGTCATCGACGGTGGCAAGCTGTACGACCCCCTGCGTGACGTCCTCAACGCCTGCGGCATTCCGGTATTCCCGGTATGCGACCGGGCCGTTGCGACCCTCGCGCAGTACATCGAGGCACGACTCCACGCCGACGCCCTCCGCGCCGAGGCAGCCATCTAG
- a CDS encoding 2-oxoacid:acceptor oxidoreductase family protein, whose protein sequence is MNAIKQLCTQNAGEAAVLQGNIAFAAGCVRSGIHAVDGYPGTPSTEVIDKGLSNVQDMIKVGWSVSEAVAVSMGHGHSLAGEDCIVTMKIPGLFQAGDPFSSSAFFTEDRGALVYYLASDFTPSSTQHLVDPRPFIRSCFTPIFEPRNHQEMHEAAEIAADISRQYKTPVVILASGTLCHSEGLVRLSEIRTRERVVSSVPLKAFNTLPVTARRNYDKVVTERMPALADMVEKSPLNVWERGSRKVGVITFGVGEMMVREVKQALGEDIDILSLGFTCPLPMNLIREFHASIEGDVYVVEDGYRYLQEELERAGLAVKGKSPADTVTEWDPAGIAALLGYSLKSPAASDVAPLPRAPMICAGCPYRLFGETVRSMKKRGKIEACFGDIGCNTLLYFMDAMDTNVAMGAGEAHRAGFIVANPDKAAKCISLLGDGTECHSGMDATRNTIFRHIAGVKVVLDNNWTAMTGGQPGPTSPVNLAGQENTFDLQASLKAHGAKVVVVNGYDRKGIRTALTSALEDAANGEFTTMVVTGVCIRKMPKSAYGTRMTVDADLCKRCGQCQICPGISADAEGLPSFNNLCSGCVSQNAACGQMCPVHAIKAAEAVDTRATARVELPKAPEEIAMPAPGSFTLPEKIAVAIRGVGGQGNLFFGRVLTQLAFLAGYGDTNVVKGETHGMAQMGGPVISTFSCGKVVSPVLLPGTADCLVSMEMSEVLRPGYVGMLRPGGTVLLADTRVLPYGVSEDAYPHRDAILGTLDGYNVIIIDVLKAALELGDPTGRIANVVMIGALSTLAPFDGFPAELWLQALRNVSPKPAIWTANHAAFNVGRGLL, encoded by the coding sequence ATGAACGCCATCAAGCAACTCTGCACCCAGAACGCGGGTGAAGCCGCCGTCCTGCAGGGCAACATAGCCTTTGCCGCAGGGTGCGTCCGCTCCGGCATCCACGCCGTTGACGGCTACCCGGGCACTCCGTCCACCGAAGTCATCGACAAGGGCCTCTCCAATGTTCAGGACATGATCAAGGTGGGCTGGTCCGTGAGCGAGGCCGTCGCCGTGTCCATGGGGCACGGGCACTCGCTGGCGGGCGAAGACTGCATCGTGACCATGAAGATACCCGGCCTGTTCCAGGCGGGCGACCCCTTCTCCAGCAGCGCGTTCTTCACGGAAGACCGCGGTGCGCTGGTATACTACCTCGCATCCGACTTCACGCCCAGTTCGACCCAGCATCTGGTGGACCCGCGTCCCTTCATCAGAAGCTGTTTCACCCCCATTTTCGAACCGCGCAACCATCAGGAGATGCACGAGGCTGCGGAAATCGCCGCCGACATCAGCCGCCAGTACAAGACCCCCGTGGTCATTCTCGCCAGCGGCACCCTGTGCCACAGCGAAGGGCTTGTCCGCCTCTCCGAAATCCGCACGCGTGAACGCGTCGTCTCCAGCGTACCGCTGAAGGCATTCAACACGTTGCCCGTCACCGCCCGGCGCAACTACGACAAGGTCGTCACTGAACGCATGCCCGCCCTTGCCGACATGGTCGAGAAGAGCCCGCTCAACGTCTGGGAACGCGGCTCGCGCAAGGTCGGCGTCATCACCTTCGGCGTGGGCGAGATGATGGTCCGTGAAGTGAAGCAGGCCCTCGGAGAAGACATAGACATCCTCTCCCTCGGCTTCACCTGTCCGCTCCCCATGAACCTCATCCGCGAGTTCCATGCCTCCATCGAGGGCGACGTCTACGTTGTCGAGGACGGGTACCGTTACCTTCAGGAAGAACTTGAGCGCGCCGGTCTTGCCGTCAAGGGCAAGTCTCCCGCCGACACCGTCACCGAGTGGGACCCCGCCGGCATCGCCGCCCTGCTCGGCTACAGCCTGAAGTCCCCCGCAGCCTCGGACGTGGCACCGCTGCCTCGCGCGCCCATGATCTGTGCGGGCTGCCCGTACCGCCTCTTCGGCGAGACCGTGCGCTCCATGAAGAAGCGCGGCAAGATCGAGGCCTGCTTCGGCGACATCGGCTGCAACACCCTGCTGTACTTCATGGATGCCATGGACACCAACGTGGCCATGGGAGCCGGCGAGGCCCACAGGGCAGGTTTCATCGTCGCCAACCCGGACAAGGCCGCCAAATGCATCTCGCTGCTCGGCGACGGCACCGAATGCCACAGCGGCATGGACGCCACCCGCAACACCATCTTCCGCCACATCGCCGGTGTGAAGGTGGTGCTGGACAACAACTGGACGGCCATGACCGGTGGCCAGCCCGGCCCCACCTCGCCGGTGAACCTCGCCGGACAGGAGAACACCTTCGACCTTCAGGCATCCCTCAAGGCACACGGGGCCAAGGTCGTGGTGGTGAACGGCTATGACCGCAAGGGCATCCGCACGGCGCTCACCAGTGCCCTCGAAGATGCGGCGAACGGCGAGTTCACCACGATGGTCGTCACCGGCGTGTGCATCCGCAAGATGCCCAAGTCCGCCTACGGCACGCGCATGACGGTCGACGCAGACCTCTGCAAACGCTGCGGCCAGTGCCAGATATGCCCCGGCATCAGCGCCGACGCCGAAGGCCTGCCTTCGTTCAACAACCTGTGCTCCGGCTGCGTGAGCCAGAACGCGGCTTGCGGGCAGATGTGCCCCGTGCACGCCATCAAGGCCGCCGAGGCCGTTGACACCAGGGCCACCGCGCGTGTCGAACTGCCCAAAGCGCCTGAAGAAATCGCCATGCCCGCACCCGGCTCCTTCACGCTGCCCGAGAAGATCGCCGTGGCCATCCGCGGTGTGGGTGGGCAGGGCAACCTGTTCTTCGGCCGCGTGCTGACCCAGCTGGCATTCCTCGCCGGATACGGCGACACCAACGTGGTCAAGGGCGAGACGCACGGCATGGCCCAGATGGGCGGGCCCGTCATCTCGACCTTCAGTTGCGGCAAGGTCGTCTCTCCGGTACTGCTGCCCGGCACCGCAGACTGTCTCGTCAGCATGGAGATGAGCGAAGTGCTGCGTCCCGGTTATGTGGGCATGCTGCGCCCCGGAGGCACCGTGCTGCTGGCCGACACCCGCGTCCTGCCCTATGGCGTGAGCGAAGACGCCTACCCGCACCGCGACGCCATCCTCGGCACGCTGGACGGATACAACGTCATCATCATCGACGTACTCAAGGCCGCCCTTGAACTGGGCGACCCCACAGGCCGCATCGCCAACGTGGTCATGATCGGCGCACTCAGCACCCTCGCCCCGTTCGACGGCTTCCCCGCCGAACTGTGGTTGCAGGCTTTGCGCAACGTCAGCCCCAAGCCTGCCATCTGGACTGCCAACCATGCGGCCTTCAACGTGGGCCGAGGCCTTCTGTAG